A segment of the Aureliella helgolandensis genome:
ATAGGATGGGTTGCCCGAGCGCGCCGATGACGCGATTGCGCTGCCTGAAAAAGCGGATCCACTCCCGCCAGGCAAGCATCCACACACTGGCCAGCGCGTTGGAACGAACGAGCGTCGGGCTGGGAACGTCCGCAGGTTGCCCCTGCTGATAATCTACAACGGTGGTCGCCATTTAACGCCTAGCTTTCTTTTTTTTCGGTGTCGAGTCCTTTAATTCTTCATTCCAGAAGCGGTGCCCCGTCTTGGCTACGAACACGTCCTCCAAACTCGGTTGCCCCAAGGTCAACGATTGAATCTGGCTGCCAAACTGATGCGACAGTGGGGGAATAACCTCCGCCGCCGAGCCCATCACGCGAATCTCCTGCTCAAAAACCTGAGGCGTCAAGGCGCGTTCTCTTAACCACGCCAAAATCGGCTCGCGCTGCGTCGCATGGATTCGCAAGACCTGATCACCCAAGGCGCTCCGCAGATCCCCAGGCGCTCCTACGGCAACCTGCTTGCCCGCGTGCATGATCGCAATTCGATCTGCCTTATCAGCCTCCTCCAAAAGATGCGTTGTTAGAAGGATCGTTACGCCTGCCGTTTGTCGCAGTTCCAGCAAGGCATGCCACAAGTCGAGCCGCGCTGCGGGGTCGAGCCCCGTACTTGGCTCGTCCATCAGCAGCAGGCGTGGCTTGTGCAAGATCCCTTTCGCCAACTCAGCCCGCCGTTTCAGCCCGCCCGACAACTCCTCCGCTCTCGTATGCAGGCGATCTTGCAAGCCGAGTTGCGTGGCGACCTCGTCCAAGCGTTCAGCCAAGACCTCGCCGCGAAGCCCATACAGGGCTGCTTGGCAGCGTATATTTTCGGCCACGGTCAACTTGGGATCTAAGCTTGGCGATTGAAAGACGACTCCCAACTGGGCTCGCACCAAGGCCGTCTCAGTTTTGACAGAATGGCCAAACACGAATATTTCACCGGACTGCACCCGAGCCAAAGTGCTAATCAAACGGAACAAAGTCGTCTTGCCACTTCCGTTGGGTCCGAGCAGAGCGAAAATTTCGCCTCGCCCGACCGTCAACGCCAAATCATCGACGGCCTTCCGCGGCCCGTACGCATGCACCAAATGCTGGACGTCTAGTGCCAAAGGTTCATTCATTCCGATATCAAATCATTTCGTTAAACATGTGCTGCCAAACGCACGGCTCTGGGTCACCGCGCTGAAATTTGCAAACGCTTCAATTCCTCGGACAATTGGGATGACGACTCAAACCGAACCGAGGTGAGTCCCAGTGCCCGCCCAGCTTCCACGTTCCGCAAATTATCATCAATGAAGATCGCGCGGCGCGGGTCGATCGCGTAACGCTCAAACAGCAACTCGAAAAACTCGGGAAAAGGCTTGCGAGTCTTCTCCACGCCGGAAACCAAAATCCCTTCAAACCAGTGCAAGAAATCGTAGCGATCCAAAGCAATGGGAAAGGTCTCTGCCGACCAATTGGTGAGTGCGACCAAGCGATGCCGGTCCTGCTGTCGCAACTGTTCCAAGATATCCACCGTTCCCTGGATAGGTCCTCCAAGCATTTCCTCCCATCTGCCATAGAAAGCGCGAATTTCTGGCTCCCAATCTGGAAACAGACGGACCCGTTCCTCGGTGGCTTGCTGCAACGGAACCCCGGCATCCTGCTGCTCATTCCAATCATGCGTACAAACATGCTCGTAGAAATACTGACGCCGCGCTGCATCGCCTTGGAAGATTGGAGCGAAGACGTAGTCGGGATTCCAATCCACTAAGACGCCGCCCAGATCAAAGATGACTGTGTCGAACATATACTGTCGCTAAAACCAATAGACCCATGAAATCAAAAACTCACCCCAAATGCAGAGCATCCACCAGTATACACCGACTCCCTGCAACACCCTCCAACGCCGCGGAGTGCGCCGCCAAGGCACAAGTACGACGAGCAAAATCAAAGCGGTGAAGACGTGGACGGCGTGCGCAGTGGTCAATAGCAGGCAGGTGGACGCCCACCTCCGCCCTCCAGGAATACAAACCGGCAAACGCAACCAAGGATAATGCCGATTGAGCCCGCCTTGCATGGGTACCAACTGCTCGTGGAACTCCTGCCGTGTCTGAAGCGCCCGCTCCTCGTTCCTTGCTTCCAGCTTGGCCGCTCCCGCCGATGTGGCAAGCATTGCCGCTCGCGCATAATCTTCCTGACTGCGATCCCTGTGCTCTTTCGGCATCTCCTCTTGGACTTGGCGTGCACGGTGCATTGCCTCGACCGCTCGCTTCTCATCCGCATCTGCGGCCCGCTGCCGTTGCTGCGTGAGTTGAAGCGATTCTCGAATCCCCTGCAACTCCAGTGTTCGATAGTGTTCGGCGACCTCTCGCTGTGCGGGTAGGCCAGAAATATCGAATGCCAGAGTTGTCATGGCCATCTGCTGCACAGCAGCATCCGCTTGCTTACCGACCACATCCTCAGTCCATCCCACCGCTCCACTGAGCAACGCACTCACGACAGCCTGACGTTGGCCTCGCATGTCAACCTCCGCCGCCAACTTCGCAAATTCTGTCCGAACCGAGGAAGCCTCAGTCGATTCGCGATGCCCTTCTCGCTCCACAACACTCTCTGCAGGGCTAGACAGTTGCATCTCCAACTCCCCCATCCGTACCGTGGCTTCACTCAACTCCGCATTGAGTTGCGTCAAACGCTCCTTGACTGCCGACAAGTACCTGGTGTCGGGCCGATCGTACAAAACGCGTTGAGCGGCATTGGCTATGAGATTATGAGCCCACTGATTGTAGGACTCGGCCCCTCGAGTCCCTAAATAAAGGCTCCCCAGCAGCAATGTCAAAGCCAACCAACCCCGCGTTGCAGCAACGGCCTCCCGGCTTGCGGCGCGTAGCGTGGCCAACAGGGTCGCTCCAGAACCGAGGAGAGACAGTCCGCCCAACGCACCCATCGC
Coding sequences within it:
- a CDS encoding ABC transporter ATP-binding protein: MNEPLALDVQHLVHAYGPRKAVDDLALTVGRGEIFALLGPNGSGKTTLFRLISTLARVQSGEIFVFGHSVKTETALVRAQLGVVFQSPSLDPKLTVAENIRCQAALYGLRGEVLAERLDEVATQLGLQDRLHTRAEELSGGLKRRAELAKGILHKPRLLLMDEPSTGLDPAARLDLWHALLELRQTAGVTILLTTHLLEEADKADRIAIMHAGKQVAVGAPGDLRSALGDQVLRIHATQREPILAWLRERALTPQVFEQEIRVMGSAAEVIPPLSHQFGSQIQSLTLGQPSLEDVFVAKTGHRFWNEELKDSTPKKKKARR
- a CDS encoding HAD family hydrolase, coding for MFDTVIFDLGGVLVDWNPDYVFAPIFQGDAARRQYFYEHVCTHDWNEQQDAGVPLQQATEERVRLFPDWEPEIRAFYGRWEEMLGGPIQGTVDILEQLRQQDRHRLVALTNWSAETFPIALDRYDFLHWFEGILVSGVEKTRKPFPEFFELLFERYAIDPRRAIFIDDNLRNVEAGRALGLTSVRFESSSQLSEELKRLQISAR